The following coding sequences are from one Lolium rigidum isolate FL_2022 chromosome 6, APGP_CSIRO_Lrig_0.1, whole genome shotgun sequence window:
- the LOC124662350 gene encoding uncharacterized protein LOC124662350 has protein sequence MAGAGTSAVLFALVCCLLVGPAPARRPAELPAQVVLEADAREASAEPLLPKPLAIVEAADPSTVLSSVQGLEVDPAGQEPQIISCGGEDAAVSEQPLSLGTRAQPARKGEVQEQERREDDSDSDSDSDSDDEDNEHGIVAWFWRLARRF, from the coding sequence ATGGCCGGTGCCGGCACCTCCGCTGTCCTCTTCGCGCTGGTCTGCTGCCTCCTTGTCGGCCCTGCCCCGGCGCGCCGCCCCGCCGAGCTTCCGGCGCAGGTAGTTCTCGAAGCCGATGCCCGCGAGGCCTCCGCCGAGCCGCTTCTGCCCAAGCCGTTGGCGATCGTCGAGGCGGCCGACCCCAGCACCGTCCTCTCCTCCGTGCAGGGGCTGGAGGTAGACCCGGCTGGCCAGGAACCCCAGATAATCAGTTGCGGCGGCGAAGACGCGGCGGTCTCCGAGCAGCCACTGTCCCTGGGTACCAGGGCTCAACCGGCAAGGAAGGGCGAGGTGCAGGAGCAGGAGCGGCGTGAGGACGACTCTGACTCGGACAGCGACTCGGATTCAGACGACGAGGACAACGAGCATGGGATCGTTGCGTGGTTCTGGAGGCTGGCGCGTCGCTTCTGA
- the LOC124662351 gene encoding 30S ribosomal protein S6-like — MPLYDIMLMLKPMVTRESAAELVARVARRAYQRNGVVTDLKSFGKVHLGYGIRKLDGRHFQGQLMQMTMMVPPSFTKELHYLNKEDRLLRWLVVKHREAVYGLEFINEDDGKYEFNSFRRHSISSIKDEDVDEYDDDDDDDEYEVDQE; from the exons ATGCCGCTGTACGACATCATGCTGATGCTGAAGCCGATGGTGACGCGGGAGTCCGCGGCGGAGCTCGTGGCGCGGGTGGCGAGGCGCGCCTACCAGCGTAACGGCGTCGTCACCGACCTCAAGTCCTTCGGGAAGGTGCACCTCGGCTACGGCATCAGGAAGCTCGACGGCCGCCATTTCCAG GGCCAACTTATGCAAATGACCATGATGGTTCCACCTTCCTTCACCAAAGAACTCCACTATCTGAACAAGGAGGACCGGCTGCTTCGCTGGCTGGTGGTGAAGCATAGAGAGGCAGTGTACGGTCTGGAGTTCATCAATGAGGATGACGGGAAGTACGAGTTCAACAGTTTCCGCCGTCACAGTATTAGTAGTATTAAAGATGAGGACGTTGATGagtatgatgacgacgacgatgatgacgagtacGAGGTAGATCAAGAGTAG